In Risungbinella massiliensis, the genomic stretch TTTTTTATTTTTGCCCTTCTTTTTAGATACCATGATACCCCAATAGCCATTTCCCTTTTCATCATCGCCTTTCAGTTTTCCAATTTTTTCGATACGATACGGAAATTTCTTTTTACTGACTCCCAACCCGACTTTACTTTACGTTTACCCCAAGCCCAACTGCTTTTCACATAGGGTTGCACAAAACGCCAAACTGTTTCAACTGCTTTTTTCTTCCAAGATTCACCATCCGGATCGAACTTATTAACAGGATCATTACTTACATTACTATATCCATTCTGTGTCTTCGGATCATCTGCATCCCCAGGATCAGGATCTAATGTCAAAAATCTTCCTGTGTCTGGATTATAGTATCTAGCTTGCAAATAGTATAGTCCAGATTCTGTATCATACCGATAACCAGCATAGCGGAAAGGACTATCCACTGTTCCAGTTTGCGCTACTACATTACCAAATGCATCATATTCATAGGTAGATAAGATATTTCCATTGGCATCCGTTAATGCCGTTTCATCACCATGACCATTTAACTTAAAGTAATAGAGTTGTCCATCCCGGTTCATGGATACTGGTTGTAGTCCATTATAGGTATAGTAGGCGATCATTACATTGTTTTCATTGGTCTCATAAGAAACATTGTTGTTCTGATCATAGTGATACGTAATGGTACCTGTAGCGGGAGTTGTTTTGGTACGACCTAGTCCATCTGAGTAGTAGGTATAGGATGCGATTACAGTTCCTTGTAGGTCTTTTGCTAAGACTTTATCTCCGATCTTAATATCTTGGATTTTCTTTTGTCCTTTGTTGGTAAGAACTTTGGTATTTAAAGTGAAGCATTTTCCACACCCTTTTTTCGTTGTGGAACTTGGCTTCTGCTTGTTTACTGGTTTAGCTTTTTGTGTTGTTCGCTTACTACTTGCCTTTGTCGGCTTCTTACTACGCTTGGTTACCTTGGAAACTTTTTTCGTCCCTTTTACAACTGTCCTGCTTTTCTGGACAGATATTTTAGCTTTTCGCATTCGCTTCAGCGATTGGGCAGGGATTTTTTTGGCGATTTCTTGATCTTTTTATAGGTCTTGTAAGCTTTTACCCCAGCTTTAATTGCCTTCACACTAGAGGTGATCAGCTTTGCTCCTGGGATAAAGTTGGAGGCGATGTTGTTGACTGGATCACCTTCAGCGTAGAGGTAACGGTTTTGGGTAACAGCGTTGTCTTCTTCGCCTTCGTACGTGTCCGCAACGATAAAGCGTCCTGTATTAGGGTCGTAATCTCTCCAGCCCATGTGGTAGAGCCCAGTTTCTCCATCATAGAAGACTCCGTAGCGCCCTACATAGCGGTATGGGTTGGCATTTGCTAGCGCTTGGTCTCCAGTGATCTGAGTGATATTGCCCCATTCGTCGTAGTCATAGGTAACAACGATGTTCCCTGCGGGACCGGTAAGGTCAATGACGTCTCCACGAGCATTGAACTGGTAGTAGTATTCGATGTCATTATGGCGAAGTCCTAGTAGCTTCCCATCTCCATCTTTGAAGAAGTAGGTACGGCTCTCTTCTACTCTGTCTACCCATTTGACAATTCCAAAGATCTCATCTTTGCTATCTCGCTGATACTCGTAAAAACAAATAAGAGTAGGCACTATTAATAGTCCTACTCTCTAAATGCTCAGTTATTTAAAACAAACTAGGAGATGCTCAATTACTGGTAGTTACTCTGCAACTAATATTGTACTTTCGAAAAACTTTTTCAAGCCGTTTCATCTCAACAAGTGTTCCTTTATATAAAACTCCTGGTATATTTTTTTTAAGTCTAACCACATCACCAATTGACAAATCAAAAGTAGTACGTAGAACCTTTAGAATCTGTGCCATGTTTTTGGATTCAAAAATTTCAATTTGCCATAATCCTTTTTCTTTAATAATAATACTTCTGTAATTATCCGGCATTTCTCCCATTCCATCCTCTTCTAGCCAATACTGACATTCCTGACAAGAGAATGAAGCATGCCAGACCAATTTTTCATCTATAATGCTCTGTCCTACTTTGATTTCTAGGGGCTTACTACATTTTTCACAACTTACGTTTGGATCCATTATTACTTTTTCCAACCTCTCATACGTTCATATCTTTTAATCACTTCATAAAAACGCTCATTTTCTACATAATCATTGGAATGATGAGCAGTATTAATACCTCTTTTCCACCAACGGTGGTGTAATTCTTCATGAATTATTACATTTCTAAGATCTTCTCTTGATGAAAAGGATTTCTTCCCTAATTGCGTCCCTACTCCCCTTTTTGCAACACCCGTATTTATAAAAGGGCTATATTCTGGAACATGTGTAAATTTAATGTTAGGCATATCTTCCTTTATTATTGATTCTATCGTTTTGTTTCTCGCCTTTGAAGCCTTACCTGTTACATGGGAAATGTCATCTGTATAGAACTGTCTTTGCCCCTTATATGATTGTACATCATGTGGTGAAGACTGGTTTGGTTTTGGCTTCTGCTTATTAACTGGTTTTTTCTGCTGAGTGGCTCGTTTACTACTTGCTTTTGTTGGCTTCTTACTATGCTTGGTTACCTTCGAAACCTTTTTCGTCCCTTTTACTACTGTCCTACTCTTCTGGACAGATACTTTTGCTTTTCGCATTCGTTTGAGCGAAACAGCAGGGACTTTCTTGGCGATCTTCTTGATCTTTTTATAGGTCTTGTAAGCTTTTACCCCAGCTTTAATTGCCTTCACACTAGAGGTGATCAGCTTTGCTCCTGGGATAAAGTTGGAGGCGATGTTGTTAACTGGATCTCCTTCAGCGTAGAGATAGCGGTTTTGGGTAACAGCGTTGTCTTCTTCCCCTTCATAGGTATCCGCTACAATAAATCGTCCCGTGGTAGGGTCATAGTCTCGCCAGCCCATGTGGTAAAGTCCAGTTTCCCCATCATAGAAAACTCCATAACGCCCTACATAGTGGTATGGGTTGGCATTTGCTAGAGCCTGATCTCCCGTGATCTGAGTGATATTGCCCCACTCATCGTAGTCGTAAGTAACGACGACGTTCCCTGCAGGATCGGTAAGGGCGATAACATCTCCACGAGCATTGAACTGATAGTAGTATTCAATGTCGTTGTGACGAAGTCCTAGTAGCTTGCCATCTCCATCTTTGAAGAAGTAGGTACGGCTCTCTTCTACTCCGTCTACCCATTTGACAATTCCAAAGATCTCATCTTTGCTATCTCGCTGGAACTCATAACGGATGTGATCATCGACTGTTTGGGCTAAACGGTTGCCTTCTTGGTCGTACTCGTAGGCTACCTTTTTGGTTGTAGTCCCGTTCTCAAGCTTGGTCAACGAGACGTGTCTTTATAGTTATGAATCGTACTGGTACCGGAATGCGTTACCGTTTGTTTCATGAGACGATTGTTTGCATCGTACTCGGAGGTAGTCTCACTGTTGAGATAGCCATCTCCATCGGTATCCTTGAGTGGATCTACTGGATTATCTTTGTTGTTAAATATAATAAAGAGCAGGAACTCATGGTCCCTACTCTCTTCAAATATTTTCTAATCTCCTATCACATAAACTCGGCTTACTTCAGGATCCTTCACTTTCATAATAATGGACCTAAGCTCATCTTGATATTTACTTAAAATTCGATTTTCCATTAATTCCAACTCTTTAATAAAAAGAGCTAAACTGTCACCAACATAGTCAGCGTCAGCCATATAATAATCACGAATTTTCTTTAGTACCGTCTTTCTCCAAGGAAAGTTTGATTTAAACATCGCCTCGTGAAACTCATAAGATAATTCTAATGAGTGTATTTCTTTACCTTCCTTGTTTAAAAGTACAACATCTAATCCCAATACTAACCCCTCCTAAACAGGTTCTAGAAAGAGCCTCTTTACTCACTTAAAGTCTTTTTGTGGAAAGCCTGTAACTACTATCCCTCTCCGATCTACAACAACTCGAACTTTAGTTAAAATATCTCCATTTGCATCTACACCTAAAGGTTTATTAAACTCTTTTTCATATACCCATCTTGTGTATTTTCTTTCCCCTTGTTTTGTAATGCGATCTGGATTTCTAAGGGTCTCTTTCATAAACTTACGATACTCTCCTGGTTTTGTTGTCCATTGGCTCTTCTTGTTAAGATATTCTTCTTTTGTAGGTTTGACATGCCTGTTTTTTATATGTCCAGACCCTACCTTATTAAATTTTATATTTGATGGAGGTTTATTTCCACAATTGTGAGTAAAAATCTTTAGATCTGTTACATAGAAGGTATGGAAATCCTCTACCTAGATGTTATAGACCGTAGTCTCTTTCTTCTCTCGTTCGATATTCCATATGACTAAGATCTTGCCTTCATCATCTTCTACTTCATCACCAGACTTGAGGTCTTTCGCTTGTACCCATCCTTTTCCTTGAATCCAGAATGGATGCTCTCCAGTGGTCTCAATTACTTCTTTCCCAATGTAGAGCTTGTATACCTCTTTTACTTTCTTCTCAAATAGCCATTGGACGGCCTTGTAGGCTTGTTTGCCTGTCTTTTCGTCTTTGGCTAGGACTTTGTCTCCAATCTTGAGGTCTTGGATTTTCTTTTGTCCATCTTTCGTCAGGACTTTGGTGTTGATGGTGAAGCATTTGCAAGTGATTTTTTGTTTTGGCTTCGTTTTGTTGGTAGATTTGGTATTGCTTCGTTTGGCACTTGCCTTCGGTTTCTTACTTCTCTTCGGTACTTTGGAAGTCTTTTTGGTTCCCCATTTGGCTTGCTGTTTGACTTGTTTGGCTTGTTGATTCGAAACTTTTGTTTTCTGTTGTTTTTTCACGCTTCCAGAAGAGGAAGCTTTCTTGCTTTTGGTTCCTTTTTTGGCTTTTTTCGTTGCTTTATAGATCTTACTTAAAGCTTTGACACCTTTTATTATTTTCCCTTGCGGGAGTATTTCAGCAACTGCTATTACTTTCTCATACCATTTTGAATTGGGATTTTTAATGGTTCGAATGCTATCTCCAATTGTAAAGTTATAGACAGCTTTTCCAACTTTTTTTGCACCCTTTTTAAACTTGTTCCACCAGCTTGCAGCATGTCCTTCTGGATCGATGTTATTGATCGGATCGCCTTCGGTGTAGAGTAACAGCACTATCTTCTTCGCCTTCGTAGGTATCTGCCACAATGAATCGCCCAGTGGTAGGATCATAGTCTCGCCAGCCCATGTAGTAGAGCCCGGTCTCGCTGTCATGGAAGACTCCATATTGTCCGACATAGCGGAATGGGTTGGCACCCGCTAGTGCTTGGTCTCCCGTGATCTGGGTGATATTACCCCATTCATCGTAGTCATAGGTGACAACCACGTTCCCTACGGGATCGGTGATGGCGATAACATCTCCACGTCCGTTGAATTGGTAGTAATATTCTAGATCGTTGTGTCGCAGTCCTACTAGGTCTCCGTCTCCATCTCGGAAGAAGTAGGTTCGGCTCTCTTCTACTCCATCTACCCACATGGGTGTACTGAAGTGTCTTGCCATTTGCTTCGACGGTCTTCAAGAACCCATTGGTGGTGTAGATATATTTTCCTTTCACCACCCTGCATTGGTAATCTGGGAGATCTGCTCGGTATCTGTGTAAGTGTATGCTAGGTCTACTACTAACGCTCCGGCATTGTTTCGCCCTTTCATCGTAGCTACTTTGGTTCCACCGTTGTAGGTGAAGTCGGTAACTACTCCTGGTGCTCGGATGGTACGGATTCTTTCACTCAGATTGTAATCATAGGTGATGGTAGCACCATCGTAGTTTGGAATCTGTACCGAAGAGACGAGATCCTCTTTATTTCGAGTTACCTTAGTCTTGCCAAGTGCAGTCTGGGTGGTCTCGACATCTTCTTTGTCTTGGTAGTTGTGAATGGTACTGGTTCCAGAATGCGTCACTGTTTGTTTTATGAGACGGTTGTTGGCATCGTACTCCGAGGTGGTCTCACTGTTGAGATAACCATCTCCATCGGTATCCTTGAGCGGATCTACCGGAGTCGTCTGGTCATAGAGCATAAATATAAAAAAGAGCAGGAAACCTATGGTTCCTACTCTCTTCAAAAATTATAACAATCGTCTCATACAACTATAGATTGATGTTAAAAAGTTGAATTTCTGGCACTTTAATTTGAACCCAACTTCCTTTTTTTGCTGATGTATATCCCTTAGTTTCCAACAATACGATACTAGGCCCTATCCGAAATGCTACTATCCCGTCTTCATAAAGATGGTCTAAAATTCCTTGAAGATAATTAAATTGACCATCATAACTTATAACTTCTAAAGTCTCCCTTATTTCCTTAATATCTTTTCCCCATATCAATTCGGCAGGAATATCTAATTCGATCGCATAATTTTGTCCTGCTTCAACTTCTCCAAACCACTCTCCATAAGCTGATCCATATTTACTTGTGAATCCAACATAGATCTTTGATTTTTTTATATCTACATTTAGTGCTTTAACGATCACTTCATTTTTTCCCTTTCTTTTTCCCAATTATCGGTACACGAATCACTACATTTACTACATCCATTACATCATTTTTCTCATCATAAATCCAAGTTTCTTCATGATAATGATGTTTTGTTGGTTTACCATTCATCTCATGATTTCCGTATCTAATACTTCTTTTTCCATCTTTGGAAATAATTCGATCAAGATCAGGTTCTCCTGTTCGAGGATGTTTATTTGTATAAGGACCTTCTCCCAAAAACTCTTCCCATTTGTCTACTGCATCTTGTGGTTTAACAGGTTTTGGAGCATATGTTTCATTCTTAGGCCCTTGTTTAGTTTTTTTAGATGGTCCACAATTATGCGTGAAAACCTTCAAATCCGTTACATAGAAGGTATGGAAATCCTCTACCGAGATGTTATAGACCGTAGTCTCTTTCTTCTCTCGTTCGATATTCCATATGACTAAGATCTTGCCTTCATCGTCTTCTACTTCATCACCAGACTTGAGGTCTTTCGCTTGTACCCATCCTTTTCCTTGAATCCAGAATGGATGCTCTCCAGTGGTCTCAATTACTTCTTTCCCAATGTAGAGCTTGTATACCTCTTTTACTTTCTTCTCAAATAGCCATTGGACGGCCTTGTAGGCTTGTTTGCCTGTCTTTTCGTCTTTGGCTAGGACTTTGTCTCCAATCTTGAGGTCTTGGATTTTCTTTTGTCCATCTTTCGTCAGGACTTTGGTGTTGATGGTGAAGCATTTGCAAGTGATTTTTTGTTTTGGCTTTGGTTTCGACTGTGACTTTGGTTTAGGCGGTTGTTTCGTTTGCTTAGGTGGTCTCTTACTACTCGCCTTCGTCGGCTTCTTACTATGCTTGGTTACTTTGGAAGTCTTTTTGGTTCCCCCTTTGGCTTGCTGTTTGACTTGTTGTTTGACCACTTTTGTTTTCTGTTGCTTTTTCACGCTTCCAGAAGAGGAAGCTTTCTTGCTTTTGGTTCCTTTTTTGGCTTTTTTCGTTGCTTTATAGATCTTACTTAAAGCTTTGACACCTTTTATTATTTTCCCTTGCGGAAGTATTTCAGCAACTGCTATTACTTTTTCATACCATTTGGATTTAGGGTTTTTAATAGTTCGAATGCTATCTCCAATTGTAAAGTTATAGACAGCTTTTCCAACTTTTTTTGCACCCTTTTTAAACTTGTTCCACCAGCTTGCAGCATGTCCTTCTGCATCGATGTTATTGATCGGATCGCCTTCGGCGTAGAGGTAGCGGTTTTGGGTAACAGCACTATCTTCTTCGCCTTCGTAGGTATCTGCCACAATGAATCGCCCAGTGGTAGGATCATAGTCTCGCCAGCCCATGTAGTAGAGCCCGGTCTCGCTGTCATGGAAGACTCCATATTGTCCGACGTAGCGGAATGGGTTGGCATTGGCTAACGCTTGATCTCCCATAATCTGGGTGATATTGCCCCATTCGTCGTAATCATAGGTGACGACCACATTCCCTACAGGATCAGTGATAGCAATGACATCTCCACGTCCGTTGAATTGGTAGTAGTATTCCAGATCGTTGTGTCGGAGTCCTAGTAGGTCGCCGTCTCCATCTCGGAAGAAGTAGGTACGGCTCTCTTCTACTCCATCTACCCATTTGACAATGCCAAAGATATCATCGTTGCTGTCTCGTTGGTACTCATAACGGAGTCGATCATCTACCGTCGAGACAAGGCGGTTGCCGTCTTCGTCATACTCGTAAGCGACCTTTTTCGTTGTGGTCCCGTTCTCTAGCTTGGTGAAGGAAACGAGCATGTCTTCGTTGTTGTAGATGTAGTTTTGCTCGGTCTTCTTGTTGGTTCCTGCTTCAGTACGAATAGACTGCGAAAGACTACCACTCTCGTTAAAGACGAAGTTGGTGGTGCCTAGGAGATTCCCATTGATATCGTCGTACTCTTTACGCTCGGAGATCCGATTATCTCCGATATAGGTGAACTCGTCTTTTACCTTGCCGGTGGTCAAATTCTCGGTTTTGAGGATGTTCCCCATTCCGTCATGGGTGTACTGAAGTGTCTTGCCATTTGCTTCGACGGTCTTCAAGAACCCATTGGTTGTGTAGGTGTATTTACCTTTGACCACACCAGCATTGGTGATCTGGGAGATCTGCTCGGTATCGGTGTAAGTGTAGGCTAGGTCTACTACCAAGGATCCGGCATTGTTTCGCCCTTTCATGCTGGCGACTTTGGTTCCACCATTATAGGTGAAATCGGTGACTACTCCTGGTGCACGGATGGTGCGGATATTTCAGAGACTAAATCATCGTCGTTCCATGTCACTTTGATAGAGCTTAGTTTTAAGAACGGTCTCTACATCCTCTTTATCTTTGTAGTTATTGATAATGCTAGTTCCCGAAATGGGTGCCCGTTTGTGTTGGCGTTGTATTCATGGGTTCTGTGTTCCTCTTTTACATGTAGCCGAATGTAAAAAAAAGATATCCATTCCATGTAGTCAAGATTATGAAAGGGATATATATTACGCTACGAAAAAATAAGTACAAAAACAAACTATTCCAAACAAAATACCATGTCGGAAAACCCGACATGGTAAAAATGGATGGTTGATTCAATTGATTTAGTTACTCTGGATCTTCTTCATCTAACTCAAATTGTTGAACATATCCTACAGCAATTTTAGCGACGGTACTATTAGAATGCTTTTGCGCTTTTTTAATAAAGTTAATTGCTTCCTCCGTACCAATCCAATTCAGTGTTTCAAAATATTTATATATAACATCTTCTGACCATGATGGGTTAGGATTCCGACCATCCATCATTTTAATTAAATCTGGAACACAGCTTTCTGTTATGGATTCTGGCAAGTATGCTAATGTATCGAATGCAAGCCAATGGGGAAAAGTAGGTTCTGGATCTTCTGCAATTTTCACGAGATATGGAATATAGCTTGAAGAAGGGTGTTCTAATGCAGATCCAAACCACATTCGACTATATTTTCCCAAATCTCGTTTTTCTAAGCCATATTGAAAGTATTGAACAATTTCTTCTTCTACATTGTTTAACTCGCGGCATTCTTTTAAAAAAAGCTTTAACACTTTTGATAATTCAACAACACAATCTACAGAATTCCCCTTTTTAAATGCAGCATCAAATCTTTCCTGATGATTTTGAATTAATTTAGCTAATGAACCTATTTTCATCGCAATACCTTAACTCCTCTAATACTTAAATTAAATAACATTAATCCTCTTACACTACTTCCTAGTCCGTAACTTATCGAACCTCCTCTTTCTACTTGAAATTCTACTAGGTCATCCCCACTACGAGCCATATTGGGAAATTGATCATAAACAGAATTATGTGCTCTGCCTAATCGTTTAAGTTTTTCATAAGTTCCTTCTGCAACTGTAAATTCAATGACTCTTTCGTATTTTTTCCCCTGTTTTTTCCGTATCGAGAGATCATTCATTACGTAGTCCACGTCTTTGGTAATCTTTAGCATACTTGCTCCATCTTCTCGTTTAGTTAATCTCCCCTGATTCTTCACCAGTTTTTTATATTCTTTTTCTGACATTGCTCTATAAAATGTCTCTACTTTGCCACCACAATTATGAGTGAAAACCTTCAGATCAGATACATAGAATGTGTGATAATCTTCTACCGAGAAGTTATAGACTGTAGTCTCTTTCTTCTCTCGCTCAATCTTCCATACGACGAGCAAGTTACCTTCATCATCTTCGACTTGATCCCCAGACTTCAGGTCTTTAACTTGTATCCAGCCTTTTCCTTTAATCCAGAAAGGATGCTCATCAGTGGTTTCAATTACTTCTTTCCCGATATAGAGCTTATATACCTCTTTTACCTTTCGCTCATAGAGCCATTGGACAGCTTTGTAGGCTTGTTTACCTGTTTTCTCGTCTTTTGCGAGGACTTTGTCTCCAATCTTGATATCTTGGATGTTTTTTTGTCCCTTGTCAGTAAGGACTTT encodes the following:
- a CDS encoding polymorphic toxin-type HINT domain-containing protein, with amino-acid sequence MLLLYTEGDPINNIDPEGHAASWWNKFKKGAKKVGKAVYNFTIGDSIRTIKNPNSKWYEKVIAVAEILPQGKIIKGVKALSKIYKATKKAKKGTKSKKASSSGSVKKQQKTKVSNQQAKQVKQQAKWGTKKTSKVPKRSKKPKASAKRSNTKSTNKTKPKQKITCKCFTINTKVLTKDGQKKIQDLKIGDKVLAKDEKTGKQAYKAVQWLFEKKVKEVYKLYIGKEVIETTGEHPFWIQGKGWVQAKDLKSGDEVEDDEGKILVIWNIEREKKETTVYNI
- a CDS encoding polymorphic toxin-type HINT domain-containing protein translates to MKGRNNAGSLVVDLAYTYTDTEQISQITNAGVVKGKYTYTTNGFLKTVEANGKTLQYTHDGMGNILKTENLTTGKVKDEFTYIGDNRISERKEYDDINGNLLGTTNFVFNESGSLSQSIRTEAGTNKKTEQNYIYNNEDMLVSFTKLENGTTTKKVAYEYDEDGNRLVSTVDDRLRYEYQRDSNDDIFGIVKWVDGVEESRTYFFRDGDGDLLGLRHNDLEYYYQFNGRGDVIAITDPVGNVVVTYDYDEWGNITQIMGDQALANANPFRYVGQYGVFHDSETGLYYMGWRDYDPTTGRFIVADTYEGEEDSAVTQNRYLYAEGDPINNIDAEGHAASWWNKFKKGAKKVGKAVYNFTIGDSIRTIKNPKSKWYEKVIAVAEILPQGKIIKGVKALSKIYKATKKAKKGTKSKKASSSGSVKKQQKTKVVKQQVKQQAKGGTKKTSKVTKHSKKPTKASSKRPPKQTKQPPKPKSQSKPKPKQKITCKCFTINTKVLTKDGQKKIQDLKIGDKVLAKDEKTGKQAYKAVQWLFEKKVKEVYKLYIGKEVIETTGEHPFWIQGKGWVQAKDLKSGDEVEDDEGKILVIWNIEREKKETTVYNISVEDFHTFYVTDLKVFTHNCGPSKKTKQGPKNETYAPKPVKPQDAVDKWEEFLGEGPYTNKHPRTGEPDLDRIISKDGKRSIRYGNHEMNGKPTKHHYHEETWIYDEKNDVMDVVNVVIRVPIIGKKKGKK
- a CDS encoding RHS repeat-associated core domain-containing protein: MARHFSTPMWVDGVEESRTYFFRDGDGDLVGLRHNDLEYYYQFNGRGDVIAITDPVGNVVVTYDYDEWGNITQITGDQALAGANPFRYVGQYGVFHDSETGLYYMGWRDYDPTTGRFIVADTYEGEEDSAVTLHRRRSDQ
- a CDS encoding RHS repeat-associated core domain-containing protein, producing MTKLENGTTTKKVAYEYDQEGNRLAQTVDDHIRYEFQRDSKDEIFGIVKWVDGVEESRTYFFKDGDGKLLGLRHNDIEYYYQFNARGDVIALTDPAGNVVVTYDYDEWGNITQITGDQALANANPYHYVGRYGVFYDGETGLYHMGWRDYDPTTGRFIVADTYEGEEDNAVTQNRYLYAEGDPVNNIASNFIPGAKLITSSVKAIKAGVKAYKTYKKIKKIAKKVPAVSLKRMRKAKVSVQKSRTVVKGTKKVSKVTKHSKKPTKASSKRATQQKKPVNKQKPKPNQSSPHDVQSYKGQRQFYTDDISHVTGKASKARNKTIESIIKEDMPNIKFTHVPEYSPFINTGVAKRGVGTQLGKKSFSSREDLRNVIIHEELHHRWWKRGINTAHHSNDYVENERFYEVIKRYERMRGWKK
- a CDS encoding RHS repeat-associated core domain-containing protein, which produces MRKAKISVQKSRTVVKGTKKVSKVTKRSKKPTKASSKRTTQKAKPVNKQKPSSTTKKGCGKCFTLNTKVLTNKGQKKIQDIKIGDKVLAKDLQGTVIASYTYYSDGLGRTKTTPATGTITYHYDQNNNVSYETNENNVMIAYYTYNGLQPVSMNRDGQLYYFKLNGHGDETALTDANGNILSTYEYDAFGNVVAQTGTVDSPFRYAGYRYDTESGLYYLQARYYNPDTGRFLTLDPDPGDADDPKTQNGYSNVSNDPVNKFDPDGESWKKKAVETVWRFVQPYVKSSWAWGKRKVKSGWESVKRNFRIVSKKLEN
- a CDS encoding RHS repeat-associated core domain-containing protein, with the translated sequence MPTLICFYEYQRDSKDEIFGIVKWVDRVEESRTYFFKDGDGKLLGLRHNDIEYYYQFNARGDVIDLTGPAGNIVVTYDYDEWGNITQITGDQALANANPYRYVGRYGVFYDGETGLYHMGWRDYDPNTGRFIVADTYEGEEDNAVTQNRYLYAEGDPVNNIASNFIPGAKLITSSVKAIKAGVKAYKTYKKIKKSPKKSLPNR